Genomic window (Megamonas funiformis):
ATATTTACTTTTCTTTCATGAGCAAGAAAAGTAACAAAAGAACTCTACCTCCCGATACCAATTTTTCTTTGTCAATTATAAAATCATTACTATAACGCTCTAAACTCGCTTCGCTCAAACAGTAGAGCTAAATTCATAGTCATGATTTTATCCTTGCCAATAGCCTACGGCTACCGCAAAATTTGCTAACGTGAGGAATATTTGGTTATTATTATGTTACTTCTTCCGCATTTTAAAATTTTAATGGTAACGCTAGTTATTGAAAAAAATTATCGCTGAATACGGTTTTAGTCTGAATGTTTGAGCGTAGCGAGTTTCTAAGCGTTGTATGAAGCGATAATTGTTTTCAAAATTAAAAATTTTATCTGCGGTGGTTTTCTTTGGTTCGTTTCTTTGCCATCAAAGAAATGAACAAATATATTTATTTATCATTTTTCGTATTTTAAAAATTTAATAAAGGCATAAAAAAAGACAAGCCTTTCACTTGCCTTTATGATACAATATCCTGCGGAGAATAAATTGATGTGTCGGCTCTCTCTCTTTTGAGGGAGGTGGTAAATATGACCGATTATGAAGTATTATCTTTGATAATCTCTTTCTTAACTCTTGTATTTACTATACTTTCTTATCTCAATTAAAATTGAAATAAAAAAGAAGCCGTCTTAACGGACAGCCTCTTCTCCATTTTTGCAGAATTCTCAGAAGAGGGCTGACGTAGCGAACATCAGTTTATTCTCTTCTTTTGCCTATATTATACTATAGCACAAAAACAAAATCAAATTTCATATATTAACCTCTTTTGTATTTTAAAATTTATTTATGATATCTTTTTTATCTATTTCTTTACCACCAAAAAAATGAACAATTATAATTTGCTAACGTGAGGGATATTCGGTTATTATTACGTTACTTCTTCCGCATTATAAAATTTAGCGGTAATCGTAAGATTATTGAAAAATATTATCATTGAATACGTTTTTTGCTTAACTGTCTGAGCGTAGCGAGTTTTAAGCTTTGTATGAAATGATAATTTTTTTCAAAGCTAAAATTTTATCTGCGGTGGCTTTCTTTGGTTCGTTTCTTTGCCACCAAAGAAATGAACAAATAAATATAATACATTACTTTTTTGTATTTTTAAATTAAAATTTTATCTATAATAATTTTCTTTAGTTCGTTTCTTTACTATAAAAGAAATGAACATCATTTTATTTTTAGGAGGATTTTTATGTCAACTTCTGATATTCAAAAAGTACAACAAGCACAACTTCATTCTACACTTTGGGACATGGCAAATAATTTGCGTGGTAGTATGGAAGCTTACGAATTCAAATCTTATATTTTAGGATTGATCTTTTATCGCTATCTATCTGAAAAAGTAGAAAAAAATGCTCATTTATTATTAAAAGATGATAATATCTCTTTTGAAGATTTCTATGCTGATAATGATGAAGATGTAAGAAACGATTTTAGTTCTGATATTGTTGAATCTCTTGGTTACTTTATCGCACCACAATATTTATTTTCTCACTTCACTAAAGTCTTAAAAGAAACAAATAGCTTCGATATTGAAGAACTCGACAAAGCTATTTCTGCCATTTCTGAATCATCACTCGGTACACAAAGCCAGCATGATTTTGAAGGTTTATTTGATGATATGGATTTAAAATCCACCAAACTTGGCAAAGATGTCAAAGAACGTAGCCAAGTAATCGGCAAAGTATTAGCTAGTATAGACAATCTTGATTTAGATTTTGATAATGCTGAAATTGATGTACTCGGTGATGCATACGAATATTTAATAGGCATGTTCGCCCAGACAGCAGGCAAAAAAGCTGGCGAATTCTATACACCACAACAAGTATCCAAAATCTTAGCTCGCCTTGTAACTTTAAATAAAGATAAATCATTCTCCGTATACGATCCATGTTGCGGTAGTGGTTCGCTTCTTCTTCGTGTCGGCAAAGAAACTAAAGTTACTTATTACTACGGACAAGAAAAAACTGCAACTACCTATAACCTTGCTCGCATGAATATGCTTTTACACAATATTCAATATCAACATTTTGAAATAGCAAATGGCGATACACTTGAAGAACCTGCTTTCATGGATAAAAAATTCAGTGCAGTCGTAGCCAATCCGCCATATTCTGCCAAATGGTCTGCTGATAAAAAATTCTTAGAAGACGAACGCTTCAGCCCTTACGGCAAACTTGCACCTTCTAGCAAAGCAGATTTTGCCTTCGTCTGCCATATGTTAAACTCCTTAGATGAAGACGGCACTATGGCTGTAGTATTGCCACATGGTGTATTATTCCGTGGCTCTGCTGAAGAACAAATCCGCAAAGTAATTATCCGTGATTACAACTATCTTGATACAGTCATCGGCTTACCTGCAAACTTATTCTATGGCACAAGTATTCCGACTTGTATCTTAGTCTTCAAGAAAAATCGTCCAAACAAAGATATATTATTTATTGATGCTTCCAAAGAATTCGACAAAGGCAAAAATCAAAACCTCATCACAGATGAACATATCCATAAAATCATCGAAACATATAAAAACCGCCAAGATGTAGAAAAATATGCTCATGTTGCCACTATCGAAGAAATCGAAGAAAACGACTATAACCTCAATATTCCTCGTTATGTAGATACATTTGAAGAAGAAGAACCAGTAGACCTACAAGCAGAATTTGCCACATTGACCAAACTCCAAAACGAAAGCCAAAATATTGATGAAGAATTAGATAAATACTTCCATGAATTGGGGTTAAAATAATGAATGTACCAAAATTAAGATTTAAAGAATTCACTGATAAATGGCAAAAAGTTCCATTAAATTTATTTACTAATATATATGGTGGATATGCTTTTAAAAGTGAAAACTTGTTAAATTATAAAGCTAAATATCAAGTTATAAAAATGGGAAATGTAAATAACAATACTTTAAATTTAGAAAAAAATCCTAGATATTTAAATACTATTTCTCAAAAAGAATTACCATATTTATTAGAAAAAAATGATATTATATTAACTTTAACTGGAACGTTTGGAAAAAAAGATTTTGGATATTCTTATCAAATAAAAAATGAAACTAATTTACTTTTAAATCAAAGATTAGCTGTTTTTAAAATAACCAATTCAAATTACTCTGCTAATTTTTTGAAATATATATTATTAAATAATACATTTTTAAACAAATTTTTTAGATTTTCAGTTGGTGGCACTGGTAATCAAGCTAACGTTAGTATTCAAGATATAAAATCTTTTAAAATACCTTTTCCTAAATTAGAAGAACAAAATAAAATTGCTAATTTCCTTACTACAGTAGATAAAAAAATAACAAACCTAGAAAATACTATCATTAGCCTAGAAAATCAGAAAAAAGGATTGCTACAACAAATCTTTAGCCAAAAACTACGCTTTAAAGATAAAAACGGCAATAATTATCCTAATTGGGAAAAGAAAAAATTAGGCGATATTGCTACTTTAAAAAATGGTATTTCTAAAAGTAATGAAGCGTTTGGACACGGAAAAAAATTCATTAATTTACAAGACATTTTTAATAAGTCTTATATTTTTAATGATAATTATTCATTAGTTGATGTAACAGAAAAAGAACTTTCAGAAAATAATTTGTTAAAAGGTGATGTTCTTTTTGTTCGTTCTTCTGTAAAACGTGAAGGCGTAGGTTTACCTTGTGTAATCATGGAAAATCTGATTGATACCGTTTATTCTGGATTTATTATCAGGTGTAGATTTAATATAAATGAAAATATTTATCTTCACTATAAAAAATATTGTTTTCTAGAATTTAGTTTTAGAAAAGCTTTATTGAAAAAAAGTTCTTCTAGTGCTAATACTAATATAAATCAAGATAATTTATCCAAACTATATGTTAATTTACCTTGTTTAGAAGAACAAACAAAAATAGCCGATTTCCTTTCAGCATTTGACCGCAAACTCGAAAACCAAAAAGCACAACTAGAACACTGGAAACAAATAAAAAAAGGACTATTACAACAAATGTTCGTATAGTCCGCTTACTTTTCTTTCATGAGCAAGAAAAGTAACAAAAGAACTCTACCTCCCGATACCAATTTTTCTTTGTCAATTATAAAACCATGACTATAACGCTCTAAACTCGCTTCGCTCAAACAGTAGAGCTAAATTCATAGTCATGGTTTTATCCTTGCCAATAGCCTACGGCTACCGCAAAATTTGCTAACGTGAGGAATATTTGGTTATTATTTTATTTATCGTTTTTTCGCATTTTAAAATTTTAATGGTAACGCTAGTTATTGAAAATCTTTAATAATACCAAACTTTTTCCCACATTTTAGCATCTTTTTACGGTAGCTATCAGCAAAGTAAAAAGTGCGTGAGCGGGTGATTTCTTTGGTTCGTTTCTTTATCATTAAAGAAATGAACAACTATATTATTATTATTGCATTTTCTCTTTTTCCCTTTCATAATTATAATTAATAAGACTTCTACGAGGTAATAATTATGGACGGACAAAATATTTTTTATCATTATACATCAATCAATTCACTTTATAATATCATCATGAGTCGTGAGCTTTGGCTGACCAATCTAAAATCTTCTAATGATAAATCAGAGAGATATTATACTGTAAATCATATGCTCAAAGATATGGACGAAATTATAAATAATTCTACTGATGATAATTTCAAGCAATATCTATCATTATTGAAAAAAAGTTTTGAAACCCATATGCCTGACTTAAAAAATTATCTCAAAAAAAGTGATGGTTATTCGCTAAGTTTAACCGATAAAAAAGATAATCTCTCACATTGGGAAAGATATGCTTCTAGTTATAGTGGTGTTTGTATCGGTATCAACATGGATAAACTCAATGTAAATTTCAAAGATTATTCCCATTTTTCCATAACAGAACTAGAAAAAATTCTCTATAGTGATGCTGAAATCTTAGATAAATTATCCCATATCTGTGCTTGTTTTTACGATTTATTTGAAGAACAAATCCGCAATTATAATGACCCTTTTCAAAAATATATCGAACAATATGGCTTTATCGTTTTAGTCATTGCCTATAATAAAGTCATGAACTTTGCTAAAAATAATTATTTTGCTGATGAACATGAATTTCGTCTGCTTTTTTATCCTAAAACTCTATCTATGAAAAAAGATTTTTTGAGCATGAGCCGTAATATTATCTTACCTGCTACGCTCAAACCTTTGCATGACAAATTCCATTCACTATTGCGAATGTCTTCCATTGAACAGACGCATTTTTCTTTATTTAAAAACGAAATCCGCAGTTATCATAAATTATGTTTAGCTGATATTTGGGATAGTGAACTAATTCCTGAAATCACTCTCGGTGCTATGTGTAGACAAAATAAACAAGAATTAAGCCATTTTCTCAAGGCTAATGGCTTGAAAAAAACAAAGATAACTATTTCTAAAATTCCTATTAGATGATTTAACTAATTAATTTTTATAGAAGGTGTTAATATGATTTCTATTGATTTAGGTGATATTACTATTCTTGATTGTGATGCAATCGTCAATGCTGCGAATAAAACGCTTCTCGGCGGTGGTGGAGTCGACGGTGCTATTCATCGCCGTGCAGGTCGTGAGCTTTTAGCAGAATGTCGCACTCTCGGTGGCTGTGAAACTGGCGAAGCTAAAATCACTAAGGGCTATAATTTAAAAGCAAAATATGTAATTCATACAGTAGGGCCAATTTGTTCTACTCAAAAAAATCAAGCTTCGCTACTTGCCAATTGCTATAAAAATTCTTTAGATTTAGCTTTGAAACACGATATTCACAGTATCGCTTTTCCTGCTATCTCCACTGGTGTATATCATTATCCACTAGAAGAAGCGACAAAAATTGCTATCTCTACAGTCAAAACATGGCTAGATATGCATAAAGATTATAAACTTGATATTATTTTCTCTTGTTTTGATGAAAAAACTTATAATATGTATCAACGATATCTTGAAGCTTAAAACTACATTTTCATATCATATTTTATTAAAATTTTGCTAGGAATTAGTATTTTGCTAATTTCTTTTTTATTTTTCACCTAAATTTTATTGCTAGTCTTAAAATCTAGTGATAAACTATTCTTTGTATTTTTTATTAGCTTTATCATATTTATGAAGTTTATAAAAAATTTATCACTTATATTTTATTTATAAAGGAGGTATTTTATCATCTAAGAAAAATTATAGCTATTACATATTTTTTAATCGTTTTTCACTTAACAATTTAATATTTAACTAAAGGAGAATTACTGTTGATTGCATTAAAAGAAGCTTATAACGCTGGTTTATTCAAATCTGAACATTTAGGAAAAAATATCTCCGCAGGTATCGTAGTCGGTATCGTGGCTATGCCTCTTGCTATGGCATTTGCTATCGCTAGTGGCGTATCTCCTGCACAAGGTATTTATACTGCTATTATTTCCGCATTTTTCGTTTCTATCTTTGGTGGCTCTCGTGTACAGATTGCAGGCCCTACAGGTGCATTTATCGTTTTACTCAGTGGCATTTTGATACAATATGGTCTAGCAGGCCTACAAATCGCCACTATCATGGCTGGTATTATTTTAGTTTTAATGTCTATCGCCAAACTCGGTGATGTCATTCGCTTTATTCCTGCTCCTGTTATCGTTGGCTTCACTGCTGGTATCGGTGTTACTATTTGGGTTGGTCAATGGCAATCCTTCTTTGGTTTCCCGCCAATTGCTCACGCTGAAATGTTCCATGAAAAACTTTATTTGATGATTTTATCTTTACCACAAAGTCATATGCCTACACTCATGATTAGTTTAATCAGCCTTGCTATTATCCTAATCATGCCAAAAATTCCACTTGCTAAAAAACTCCCAGCACCACTTTGGGCAATGGTTGTCGCTACTTGTATCCAATCTTATTATCAATTCCCTGGGGTTGCTACTATCGGCACTGCTTTTGGTGGTATTCCTCAAGGCTTACCAAGTCTTACACTTCCTGAAATATCTATTTCTGATGTATTTGCTTTGATTGGCCCAGCTTTTACTATTGCCATGCTCGGTGCTATTGAATCATTATTATCTGCCGTTGTTGCTGATGGTATGACAGGTCATCAACACAATTCTAACCAAGAATTATTCGGTCAAGGTCTTGCTAATATCGTTTGTCCTCTCTTTGGTGGTATCGCTGCTACTGGTGCTATCGCTCGTACTGCTACAAATATTCGTCAAGGTGGTACAAATCCACTTGCAGGCTTAGTTCACTGCGTATTTTTAGTATTAGTATTATTCTTCTTAGCTCCACTTGCTGCTAATATTCCACTTGCCTCTATGGCTGCGATTTTATTCGTCGTATCCTACAATATGAGTGATGTACCGAATTTTATTCGCCTTATCCGTGTTGCCCCTCGTGCAGACTCCCTTATTTTGCTCATCACATTCTTTTTGACTATCTTCACTGATTTAGTAGTTGCTGTAAACGTTGGTGTCGTACTTGCTATTTTACAGTTCATGCGTAAAATGGTATTTTCTGTTGATGTTCACGCTATCCACCATACAGAAATTGAACCACAGTTCCAAAAAGAATTAGAACATCACCCTGAAATGCTCGTTTATACTATCGAAGGGCCACTCTTTTTCGGTGCTGTAAGTGCCTTTGAACGTTCCCTTGCCCATATCGATAAAGATCCAAAATCTTTAATTTTACGCTTTGAAAGCGTGCCATTCGTAGATTTAAGTGGTCTTAAAATGCTCAATGAAATCGTTAAACATCTTCAAAAACGTGGCATTGAAGTATATCTTTGCGAAGCTAATCCACAAGTTCGCCGTCATATGTATCGTGCTGGATTATTCCGTACATTAGGTAGAAAACACCTCTGGCGTAAATTCTCTACAGCTCTTGAAAAATGTGAAGCTGATTTAGCCGAAAAAAATAAACACAAAGAAAAATAATATTATAAAAAGCTCTATAGATTTTTATTCTATAGAGCTTTTTTATCTTTAATTAAATTAACAATATCATCTAACTGTGCTTTTATCCTTGCAAAATCTTGATTTAAATTTAAAGTTTGTACATAAAATTCATTTCCAGCCATCATATATTTGTGTCTTATTTCCCCATCTTTGACAGTTTGAGCATACAATAATAATCCTTTTACATTACCTGTATTTATCTTATCTTTATTTTTTACATACGTAAAAATTTGATACAAATTATCTGAATGATGTTTTAAATGGCTATTTTGATATCTACTATGTTTTACTAAACTATATTGATAAAATTTAGTGTCAATAATCAATATTTTATTTGCATATGTCAACGTAATATCTGTTCTCATCCTAGGCAAAAAAGCTAATGCTTCATCATCACTATTCATACTATTTACGTTCCATCTAATAACCGCTGATTTTGCCTTCAATTCTGGATAATGCTTTTTATAATAATTAAGCACAAATTTTTCATATAAATTAGCCATATTTATATCATCAATAAAATTCCATAAATAATTATCGCCTTGTTTATCGCTTAATATATGTCTATCATATATCAAATAACAAATATTCATCAATAACTCATAAGACATATTATTTCTATGATAATAATTTTTTAATTGTTTCCATTTTATATTTACTAAATCTATATATTCTACCTTAGAAAAATACCGTAAATATTTTTTTATGATAATCTTATATTCTTCTTTGATTTTCGTATCTTTTAATAAAAGTATCATTGTTGCTTTTATAATTCTATTAAAAATATTATCATAACTAAGTTCATCAAATTGACAATAAATTTGTTTTTTCCCTGTATTTAATAGATTTAATGTTTTCTGTAATACAATTTTTCCTCGTACTACAAGCAATAAATCTTCTTTTTCTTGATAATCAGTATATAATCCCTTTTTTAATTGATAATTAACGCCTTTTATTAAAATGCTTGTCAACAAATCTTCTATATCCTCAAAATTCTCTACGGCTAAACAAGCATATTGTTTTTTATTCAAATCACAATAGACATAAGCAAGCATATAATATATGTTTTTAATCAAAATGTTATTTTGTTTCATTATCAAAAATACCTTCAAATTCATCTTGCCAATAACTTACTTTATCTAAATCATCAAAATAATATTCTCTCAATATAGGTAAAATTTCATAATATGCTATCTCTTTTAATAAATCTCTTGTACAAATATCTTTATTCAAATTACATAAATAACTGTGCCCTATACAAAAATCTTCACCTAAAGATATATCATCACTAATTTCATGATTCAATTTTATCAATAGATTTACTAATTTATTAAAATAATCATTTTCTAATTTCTTTTGATATTCTTTAAAGCTACCATCTTCAAATGCTGGCTTAATCTTAAAAAAGCTAAATCTTCTACGCAAAGCATAATCAACAACGGCTAGACTTTTATCTGCAGTATTCATCATGCCTATAATATATAAATTATTCGGTACAGCAAAATTTTTTCCATTATACGATAAAATTATTTCTTCATCTCGATAATTTGCTTCAATAAGCATCAATAATTCACCGAAAATCTTACTGATATTACCGCGATTAATTTCATCAATAATAAAGAAATAATCATTTTCTCTATCACTTTGAGCTATTTGACAAAAATTATAAAAAATACCTGTTTTCAATACAAAACCATTTTCACTTGGTCGATAACCCATTACAAAATCTTCATAAGCATAACTTTGATGAAATTGTACCATACGTATATATTTATCGTCTTTTTTTCCTAATAATGAATATACTAATCTTTTAGCCATAAAAGTTTTACCAACACCTGGTGCACCAGCTAAAATAATGTTTTTCTTTCGTTTTAATACATTCAATAAATTATTATAAAAATCTTCTTCAATAAATACTTCTTGTAAAAAATTTTCTTTAGTATATATTTTTACTTCATTATTTTCTTCATAATCTTCCTCATTTTCAATATCTATATCATATCTATTTGCCCAATAAGGATATGTTAAAAATTTATCATAATCTTGTTCTATATCATTAAAAGTAAAATCCAATAAAGCACCATAGACCCAATCATCATCTTTGCGTTCAACTTTATTTATTGTACCTCTATATTGTAAAAAAAACCATTTTTTAGGTTTTTCCCATGGTTTATCCCATTTTACTGATACTCGCCTTCCATCTTGTTTATTCTCTATTATCGTTCCTTTTGCTTTTAATTTCATTACAGCTACAGATTTATTATTTACATCAAATGGTAAATCTCTTTTTTGTGTATATGCAGATTTTATAACAATTTTATCGCCTACCTGCATACTCTTTACTTTATCTAAATATTTATTTTCATATCCATTCTCCCAATATCCATTTTTCACAAATTCATCAAAATAATCCACCCCTTCCATATTAGCTCCAACATACCAACATTTATCAACCTTAATCATTTCCTGCTTCTTTTCCTCATTAAAATTTTCTATAAAATAAGCTATATCCATAGTTAGTAAATTTAAATTTTCATCTTGATAACAATCTTTATTTAATCTATTTTTTGATAAATTAATTAATTCTTCATCTTCTTTTATTACAGACTTTATTTCATCATATAAGTTTATAGCTTCTTTAATATCACCTTTTTTTACTTTTTTGCTATATTTTAATTTTTCGGCACACAATTTAAATATAGAATACCTATATATATAATATTTATCAGGATATCTAAGAAACAAATATAAACTTATTATATTGAATGTCTGATAATGCGATTTATTTTTATTATGTTCATCTCTTAAAAATAAATTATCTGCTTTCGTTTTAAAATGATTCATTCTTTTATTTAAAGAAATATTTTCATCATATAAATATTCAAACATTGATTTTACTGTATCTTTATCCTTTTTTACAAACTCTAACAATACACTCTTTGGATAAAAATTATTACTACAAATTAAATTATTAGCTACTTTAGCAAAAGGCGTTTGAACATAATCTACTAAAGCTTTATTTAACATATTATAAAAGTCTACAGCTTCAATATCCCAATTTTTTTGAAATTTTGCTACTATATACCATTTATAAATCTCATCTTGATTTATTCTATCAAAATCTTCTTTATATTCTTCTATATAATATTTTAAAATCTCTCTATCCATAAAATACTATTTTTATACTCCTACTTTTTATTTCACAAACTTAAATTAATTAATAAAAAAGGTACTGCTGATATTTAAAACTCTATCAACAATACCTTTTATTTATTTTTATTTTTTATATTCTTCGGCTAACTTTTTAAATAAAGACAAAGATTTTTCAATTGTTTCTGTCTTTATGCAATAAGAAGCTCTGAAATGTCCTGGGCAACCAAAGTCACTACCTGGAACTAATAATAAATCATATTTTTGAGCGCGTTTACAGAAAGCATAATCATCTGGTTCTAAAGATTGAGGGAAAAGATAAAATGCTCCCTGTGGTTTTACGCATTTAAAACCAGCTTCGATAAGTCCATTGTAGAGTAATTTACCATTTTTTTCATAAGTGGACATATCGGACTCTTTACCTGCACAACGAGCAATTACTAATTGGAATAAAGATGGAGCATTTACGTGAGTCAATACTCTAGCAGCTCCAGCAATAGCGCCATAAACTTTGCCAAAGTCAGCTACTTCATCTGGTACTACGATATAACCGATACGTTCACCAGGAAGTGAGAAAGATTTACTATAAGAATAGCAAACAATAGTATTATCATAGTATTTTGGCAAATATGGTACATCTACACCATAAGCAATTTCACGATAAGGTTCATCAGAAATTAAGAAAATTGGGTGATTATATTCTTTTGATTTTGCATTCAAAACTTCTGCCAATTTTTTGATAGTTTCTTCACTATATACAACACCGCTAGGATTATTAGGTGAATTTACAATAATTGCTTTTGTTTTTGCAGTTATCATTTCTTCAAACTTATCAAATTGAATTTGAAAATCATCTATTTTGGCAGGAACTACTTTTAAACTAGCTCCTGTGGATTCTACAAAGCATTTATATTCAGGAAAATATGGAGCAAATGTGATGAATTCATCGCCTGCTTCACTTAACGCTTTAAAAGTAATTGTAATCGCACCAGCAGCACCGCCAGTAATAAATAAATTTTTACCAGCGAAATTAGTACCAAAACGGCGATTAATATCTTTAGCTAAAACTTCTCTAACTTCTGGATTACCCGGAGCTACAGTATAACCATGTA
Coding sequences:
- a CDS encoding pyridoxal phosphate-dependent aminotransferase; its protein translation is MVSEKMYELGTKKSTIRTIFEYGRKRALEVGEENIYDFSIGNPNVPAPDFVKQAIIDILNEMDPCAVHGYTVAPGNPEVREVLAKDINRRFGTNFAGKNLFITGGAAGAITITFKALSEAGDEFITFAPYFPEYKCFVESTGASLKVVPAKIDDFQIQFDKFEEMITAKTKAIIVNSPNNPSGVVYSEETIKKLAEVLNAKSKEYNHPIFLISDEPYREIAYGVDVPYLPKYYDNTIVCYSYSKSFSLPGERIGYIVVPDEVADFGKVYGAIAGAARVLTHVNAPSLFQLVIARCAGKESDMSTYEKNGKLLYNGLIEAGFKCVKPQGAFYLFPQSLEPDDYAFCKRAQKYDLLLVPGSDFGCPGHFRASYCIKTETIEKSLSLFKKLAEEYKK